The following proteins come from a genomic window of Nymphalis io chromosome 6, ilAglIoxx1.1, whole genome shotgun sequence:
- the LOC126769234 gene encoding odorant receptor 4-like translates to MLTLTEVSDEEYQEYATGIIDPQIFYKHFYELLKFFQVLDAPIPKWTYLAKILMVLCAISAQSLLSLSIYHGVDNFDLSFTTEAGTYFIVMSYKLLILACTKLNIESYHSLQRSINEDFMFVCNKGEKYRKFFFYNQIQTRKICKLAMIFTVGIGVCMIAIAIISLVYYLLTHDHGKGNRPLLFPFWAFDTDFGATPTYEIAFIFSNTCVSAYAFNYIFMVITQIIWIREIAVKADIVILCIHDLLDGIYPTSDNNEKMYFDMLIKNRMKKIIKHHHSMITLMEDYAKVYKKLLLFEQKITAPVVCLSAYSATEKLEMGELNAILMVLCIGATVLTFVPSYLCTYLSMKVSSICYACWDIPFWNANPVIRPYLILIMQRSLRPLPLNAPGFEEVSVQTFSKKMASAYSFFNMLRQANI, encoded by the exons atgttaactttaaCGGAAGTATCCGACGAAGAATATCAAGAATATGCAACAGGAATAATTGATCCacaaatattttacaagcatttttacgagcttttaaaattttttcaaGTACTGGACGCTCCGATTCCAAAATGGAC ataTTTGGCTAAAATTCTCATGGTGCTTTGTGCTATTTCTGCTCAAAGTCTTCTATCGTTGAGTATCTATCATGGTGTTGACAATTTTGATTTATCATTCACAACAGAAGCAGGAACTTACTTTATTGTGATGTCATACAAGCTACTGATACTCGCTTGtacgaaattaaatattgagagCTACCATAGTTTACAACGTAGTATTAACGAGgattttatgtttgtatgtaataaGGGTGAAAAATAtag gaagttttttttttacaaccaAATACAAACACGTAAAATATGCAAGTTGGCGATGATTTTTACGGTTGGTATAGGTGTGTGCATGATAGCCATAGCTATAATTTCGCTTGTATACTATTTGTTAACTCATGATCATGGTAAAGGAAACAGACCACTTCTTTTTCCATTCTGGGCCTTTGATACTGATTTCGGAGCGACGCCCACATACGAAATTgcgtttatattttcaaatacgtGTGTTAGTGCGTATgcattcaattatattt TCATGGTTATAACTCAAATAATATGGATCAGAGAGATAGCGGTCAAAGccgatattgttatattatgtatccACGACCTACTGGACGGAATATACCCAACTAGTGATAATAATGAGAAAATGTATTTCGATATGCTAATAAAAAATCGTATGAAGAAAATTATCAAGCATCATCACTCAATGATTAC ctTGATGGAAGATTATGCCAAAGTTTATAAGAAACTGCTGTTGTTCGAACAAAAAATTACCGCTCCCGTTGTTTGTCTGAGTGCTTACTCTGCGACTGAG aaattggAAATGGGAGAATTGAATGCAATTTTGATGGTTCTCTGCATTGGGGCAACAGTCTTAACTTTTGTACCGAGTTATTTATGCACTTACCTGTCAATGAAG GTCAGCTCAATTTGCTACGCGTGTTGGGACATACCCTTTTGGAATGCTAATCCAGTGATACGACCATATCTAATACTTATCATGCAAAGATCTCTCAGACCTCTCCCACTCAACGCACCTGGCTTCGAAGAAGTGTCCGTACAAACATTTTCTAAA AAAATGGCGTCGGCGTATTCTTTTTTCAATATGCTGAGACAAGCAAATATATGA